From Pseudomonas putida, one genomic window encodes:
- the uvrD gene encoding DNA helicase II, with protein sequence MHTDDLSLLLNSLNDAQRQAVAASLGRQLVLAGAGSGKTRVLVHRIAWLIQVEQASPHSILSVTFTNKAAAEMRQRIEQLLGINPAGMWVGTFHGLAHRLLRAHWQEARLVQNFQILDSDDQQRLVKRVIRELGLDEQRWPARQAQWFINGQKDEGLRPQHIQAGGDLFLGTMRSIYEAYEQACERAGVIDFSELLLRALDLWRDHPSLLEHYQRRFRHLLVDEFQDTNAVQYAWLRLLAGKDGGSLMAVGDDDQSIYGWRGAKIENIHQYTADFPDAEMIRLEQNYRSTGGILKAANALIANNSGRLGKELWTDLGEGEPLTLYAAYNEHDEARYVVETIESLIKQGHSRSEIAILYRSNAQSRVLEEALLRERIPYRIYGGQRFFERAEIKNAMAYLRLIEGRGNDAALERVINVPPRGIGEKTVEAIREHARHSQLSMWGAMCQLLAAKALKGRAASALGAFIELIESLAGKVADMPLHTMTQTVVEQSGLIIYHQEEKGEKGQARVENLEELVSAARNFEATDDDADLSPLSAFLGHASLEAGEAQADEHEDSIQLMTLHSAKGLEFPYVFLVGMEEGLFPHKMSLEEPGRLEEERRLAYVGITRAMRQLFMTYAETRRLYGSETYNKVSRFVREIPPGLVQEVRLSNSVSRPFGGAKSTSASSMFANANIPQTAFNLGQRVQHSVFGEGVILNFEGSGAQARVQVNFAEGSKWLMLGYAKLEAI encoded by the coding sequence ATGCACACAGATGACCTCTCCCTCCTGCTGAACTCCCTCAACGATGCCCAACGCCAGGCCGTCGCGGCCTCGCTCGGGCGTCAGCTGGTGCTTGCTGGCGCCGGTTCCGGTAAAACCCGCGTGCTGGTGCATCGCATCGCCTGGCTGATCCAGGTCGAGCAGGCCTCACCGCACTCGATCCTGTCGGTGACCTTCACCAACAAGGCCGCCGCTGAAATGCGCCAGCGCATCGAGCAATTGCTGGGCATCAACCCGGCCGGCATGTGGGTGGGGACCTTCCACGGCCTGGCGCACCGCTTGTTGCGCGCCCATTGGCAGGAAGCGCGCCTGGTACAGAACTTCCAGATCCTCGACAGTGACGACCAGCAGCGCCTGGTCAAGCGGGTGATCCGCGAGCTGGGTCTGGACGAGCAGCGCTGGCCCGCGCGCCAGGCACAGTGGTTCATCAACGGGCAGAAGGACGAAGGCCTGCGGCCGCAGCATATCCAGGCCGGCGGCGATCTGTTCCTGGGGACCATGCGTAGCATCTATGAAGCCTACGAACAGGCCTGCGAACGCGCCGGGGTGATCGACTTCTCCGAACTGCTGCTGCGTGCCTTGGACTTGTGGCGCGACCACCCGAGCCTGCTCGAACACTACCAGCGGCGCTTCCGCCACCTGCTGGTGGACGAGTTCCAGGACACCAACGCCGTGCAGTACGCCTGGCTACGACTGCTGGCAGGCAAGGACGGCGGCAGCTTGATGGCGGTGGGCGACGACGACCAGTCGATTTACGGCTGGCGCGGCGCCAAGATTGAAAACATCCACCAGTACACGGCTGACTTCCCTGACGCCGAGATGATCCGCCTGGAGCAGAACTACCGCTCCACAGGGGGTATTCTCAAAGCTGCCAACGCGCTGATCGCAAACAACAGCGGCCGCTTGGGCAAAGAGCTGTGGACCGACCTGGGCGAGGGAGAACCTCTGACCCTCTATGCGGCTTACAACGAGCATGACGAAGCGCGCTACGTGGTCGAGACCATCGAGAGCCTGATCAAGCAAGGCCATTCGCGCAGCGAGATCGCCATCCTGTATCGCTCCAACGCCCAGTCGCGGGTGCTGGAAGAAGCCCTGTTGCGCGAGCGCATCCCCTACCGCATCTATGGTGGCCAGCGCTTCTTCGAGCGCGCCGAGATCAAGAACGCCATGGCCTACCTGCGCTTGATAGAAGGCCGTGGCAACGACGCCGCCCTCGAAAGGGTCATCAATGTGCCACCGCGTGGCATCGGCGAAAAAACTGTCGAGGCCATTCGTGAACATGCTCGCCACAGTCAACTGTCGATGTGGGGAGCCATGTGCCAACTGCTCGCCGCCAAGGCCCTCAAAGGCCGGGCCGCCAGTGCGCTGGGCGCGTTCATCGAGCTGATTGAAAGCCTGGCTGGAAAAGTCGCGGACATGCCCCTGCATACCATGACGCAGACAGTCGTCGAGCAGTCCGGTCTGATCATCTATCACCAGGAAGAAAAGGGTGAAAAGGGCCAGGCACGGGTAGAAAACCTTGAGGAGCTGGTAAGCGCCGCTCGCAACTTCGAAGCCACTGACGATGACGCCGACCTTTCGCCTCTGTCGGCCTTCCTCGGTCATGCTTCGCTTGAAGCCGGCGAGGCCCAGGCTGACGAGCACGAAGACAGCATTCAGCTGATGACATTGCACAGCGCCAAAGGCCTGGAGTTCCCCTACGTGTTCCTGGTGGGCATGGAAGAAGGCCTGTTCCCGCACAAGATGAGCCTGGAAGAGCCAGGCCGCCTGGAAGAAGAACGCCGCCTGGCGTACGTGGGCATTACCCGTGCCATGCGCCAGCTCTTCATGACCTATGCCGAAACGCGTCGGCTGTATGGCAGTGAGACCTACAACAAGGTGTCACGATTCGTCCGGGAGATTCCACCAGGCCTGGTTCAGGAAGTGCGTCTTTCGAACAGCGTCAGCCGCCCGTTCGGCGGTGCCAAGAGCACCAGCGCCAGCAGCATGTTCGCCAATGCCAACATTCCACAGACCGCTTTCAATCTAGGCCAGCGGGTACAGCATTCGGTATTCGGTGAAGGCGTTATCCTCAACTTCGAGGGTTCCGGCGCACAGGCCCGTGTGCAGGTGAACTTTGCCGAAGGCAGCAAGTGGCTGATGCTCGG